The segment GCTGCCGATGGCGATGAGGCCGGTAATAATAAACAGGAAAACCAGCATTATCTTGGTGGGCACTGCGATGAGCGCCCGAGGGAGCGTCTGATTCACGGTCATGGAATCGCGAATCGACAAGTACACGAACAGGGCAGTGAGGAGCAGGGCGACGATGCCCGCTAGCGCCGATTGATAAGCAAGTACCAGAGTGGCGACAAACGACAGGAGCAGGAGGAACGAGAGCGCGACGTCTTGTCGGCCATTATAAATCACCAGCGTGTTGTTTAGACCCATAACCGTTCCCGGTATGGCGATGATAAAGCTCAGGATGAGAACGAAGGACGCAATGCCCACCAGTGCACTGGCGATGTCTTCTTGGTGCTTGCTGGACGTGGGTTCGTCCGAATTGCCGACGTTGCCCGACTGCGTGACCGTTTGGCTTTCCCCGATTGTATTTACTTCAGCTACCGCCGCATTGGCCGGGTGTTGAGGAGTGATATAGTAGCCGATGACTGCCATGGTCCCCATGACGACGATGATGAGTAAACCGACATAGCCGGTGACCAACCCGGTGATCGCCATGGACCGGCCACCCAGAGCGGGATTCTTTTTGCAGTCAGATAATGCGCGGTGGCCGAAAACGACCGCCAGGATCGGCGGTATTAACAACATGAAGCCGCCAATCGTGGTTATGATCCCGAGGATCATGGAACTCAGGGCGAGTCCCGATGATGGGCGAATTTCTGTACTGGTGGCGGTTTCGGTAGTCATGCTTTTTCGGTGTGTGTTGCGAAGGTGCGCCAGTAGATTACTCGCATGTGCGACATTTTAGGTCGCGGCCAGTATG is part of the Opitutus sp. genome and harbors:
- a CDS encoding DUF4190 domain-containing protein, with product MTTETATSTEIRPSSGLALSSMILGIITTIGGFMLLIPPILAVVFGHRALSDCKKNPALGGRSMAITGLVTGYVGLLIIVVMGTMAVIGYYITPQHPANAAVAEVNTIGESQTVTQSGNVGNSDEPTSSKHQEDIASALVGIASFVLILSFIIAIPGTVMGLNNTLVIYNGRQDVALSFLLLLSFVATLVLAYQSALAGIVALLLTALFVYLSIRDSMTVNQTLPRALIAVPTKIMLVFLFIITGLIAIGSITSGIDDLKKGNKKEAVKNLGAGIAASLSAYLMKNLINKLVKDRAAQLL